A window from Nitrosopumilus adriaticus encodes these proteins:
- a CDS encoding Lrp/AsnC ligand binding domain-containing protein — protein MATAYVLINCELGSEEAIIQQLKGLEGVKEVHGTFGAYDILAKIESDTVEKLRETITWKIRKIEKIRSTLTLMGIEGQT, from the coding sequence ATGGCAACAGCTTATGTTTTAATAAACTGTGAACTAGGTTCTGAGGAAGCTATTATTCAGCAACTCAAAGGCTTAGAAGGTGTAAAAGAAGTTCATGGAACTTTTGGTGCATATGATATTTTGGCCAAAATTGAATCTGATACTGTAGAAAAACTAAGAGAAACAATTACTTGGAAGATCAGAAAAATTGAAAAAATTCGTTCAACTCTTACCCTTATGGGTATTGAAGGCCAAACATAA
- the pheT gene encoding phenylalanine--tRNA ligase subunit beta: MPVVELSYSRLQKLIGKVSKKQIADSLPFLGLDIESENQDLVRIEYSPNRPDYSTDFGIALGLQGLLGIKTGIVKLNVKKSTKYPIIVKSSVSKIRPFVTGIVAKNGKIDDKTIKQLMTMQEDLHFGIGRKRKKSSIGIHDLDKISFPLVYTTTDRDHTFIPLNSEKEIAITEILSKTIVGKDYGPLLGQSSQVPIILDTNQKTVSFPPIINAAVTTVTTKTKNLFVEVTGINKEDAEDMLSVVATILQSAGFYLESVKISGSNNSTPKLEQKKIKVSSSLINQILGLNLTPSKITSSLKKSRLDASSKGSIITCTIPAYRFDIFGSMDLVEEVALGYGIQNLEPTISPSQTIGKINPVSIQLKSLDQTMIGLGFLEALNSSLSSKRVLYEMTNRDSSKIISVLDSKSQEHTILRDSILPGLLENLSRNIHETYPQKMFETGIVFGLDNPVSEKINFSGISAHKDANFTEIKSILQSALKIGFGINIETKTITNPTFEDGHCASVVLDNSQIGIIGKIDSKIIENYKIRVPVVGFEISLSESILKSL, from the coding sequence ATGCCAGTAGTGGAATTATCTTATTCGCGACTTCAGAAATTGATTGGTAAAGTCTCAAAAAAACAAATTGCTGATTCTTTACCTTTTCTTGGATTAGATATAGAGTCAGAAAATCAAGATTTAGTTAGAATTGAATACAGTCCAAATAGACCCGATTATTCAACAGATTTTGGAATTGCACTTGGACTGCAAGGATTACTTGGAATTAAAACTGGTATTGTGAAACTCAATGTAAAAAAATCTACCAAATACCCAATCATTGTAAAATCTAGCGTATCTAAAATTAGACCCTTTGTTACTGGTATTGTTGCAAAAAATGGAAAAATTGATGACAAAACAATCAAACAATTAATGACCATGCAAGAAGATCTTCATTTTGGAATAGGGAGAAAAAGAAAAAAATCATCTATTGGTATACATGATTTAGACAAAATTTCATTTCCTTTAGTTTACACCACTACTGACAGAGATCATACATTCATCCCACTAAATTCTGAAAAGGAAATTGCAATAACTGAAATTCTTTCTAAAACAATTGTTGGAAAAGATTATGGGCCTTTACTGGGGCAATCTTCACAAGTACCTATAATTTTAGATACGAATCAAAAAACCGTATCTTTTCCTCCGATTATTAATGCTGCAGTCACAACAGTTACTACAAAAACAAAGAATCTCTTTGTCGAGGTGACTGGAATCAATAAAGAGGATGCAGAAGATATGCTTTCAGTAGTGGCAACCATTTTACAAAGTGCAGGGTTTTACTTGGAATCTGTAAAAATTTCTGGATCAAATAATTCTACTCCAAAACTAGAACAAAAGAAAATCAAAGTCAGTTCTTCATTGATTAATCAGATTCTTGGCTTGAATTTAACACCATCAAAAATTACTTCATCTTTGAAAAAGTCTAGATTGGATGCATCATCAAAAGGTTCTATCATCACTTGTACTATCCCTGCATACCGTTTTGATATTTTTGGTTCTATGGATTTGGTAGAAGAAGTAGCTTTGGGATATGGAATCCAAAATCTTGAACCTACAATCTCTCCATCTCAAACTATAGGAAAAATTAATCCAGTATCAATTCAATTAAAATCATTAGATCAAACTATGATAGGATTAGGATTTCTTGAAGCTTTGAATTCTAGTTTGAGTAGTAAACGTGTGTTATATGAGATGACAAATAGGGATTCTTCAAAAATTATTTCTGTACTTGATTCCAAAAGTCAGGAGCATACAATACTTAGAGATTCTATACTTCCTGGATTATTGGAAAACCTTTCAAGAAATATTCATGAAACATATCCTCAAAAAATGTTTGAAACTGGAATTGTTTTTGGTCTTGATAATCCTGTATCTGAAAAAATTAATTTTTCAGGAATTAGTGCTCATAAAGATGCAAACTTTACTGAAATTAAATCAATATTGCAATCTGCGTTAAAAATTGGATTTGGAATTAATATTGAAACTAAGACTATCACAAATCCCACTTTTGAAGACGGCCATTGTGCTTCAGTGGTTCTTGATAATTCTCAAATTGGAATTATTGGAAAGATTGATTCAAAAATTATTGAAAATTATAAAATACGTGTACCTGTAGTTGGTTTTGAAATATCATTATCTGAATCTATTCTCAAATCGCTTTAA
- the pdxT gene encoding pyridoxal 5'-phosphate synthase glutaminase subunit PdxT, with protein MSLNVGVLSIQGDVEENLLSTKTALDELGLDGKVYDVKTPEEISQLDGLIIPGGESTTIGQLSFVNGSLKVIKEKIENGMPVLGICAGMIMLSNSASDRIMGKTDQPLLNILDIKLERNSFGRQKESFEADISLDSINIPKFNGVFIRAPSVSDVGSGVDVLSKFNERIVAIKKDNVIGTAFHPELTPDTSLHKYFINLVKSFKN; from the coding sequence ATGAGCCTTAATGTTGGTGTTTTATCCATCCAAGGAGATGTTGAAGAAAATCTTTTATCTACTAAAACTGCTTTAGATGAATTGGGTTTAGATGGTAAAGTATACGACGTTAAAACCCCTGAGGAGATTTCTCAGTTAGATGGTTTGATAATTCCTGGTGGTGAAAGTACTACCATAGGACAACTTTCTTTTGTAAATGGATCCCTTAAGGTGATAAAGGAAAAAATTGAAAATGGAATGCCAGTACTTGGAATTTGTGCAGGGATGATTATGCTATCTAATTCTGCAAGTGATCGTATTATGGGTAAAACTGATCAACCTCTTTTGAACATTCTTGATATTAAATTAGAGAGGAATTCGTTTGGCCGACAAAAAGAATCTTTTGAAGCAGATATTTCTTTAGATTCGATTAATATTCCTAAATTTAATGGAGTGTTTATCAGAGCACCATCTGTATCTGATGTTGGTTCAGGTGTGGATGTTTTATCGAAATTCAATGAACGTATTGTTGCAATAAAAAAGGATAATGTCATTGGAACTGCATTTCATCCTGAACTTACTCCGGATACGTCATTACACAAATATTTCATCAATCTTGTAAAATCTTTTAAAAATTAA
- a CDS encoding EVE domain-containing protein, translated as MVNYWLTKQEPSGPRGYNFEQLKKEKTTVWDGVHNNLALKHMREMKSGDLVLFYHTGDERQAVGIMQITSKPYPNPKEDNERFIVVDVKYKKTLKRPVTLDEMKKDKKFKDWELIRISRLSVMPVPKPLWDAILNISEK; from the coding sequence ATGGTAAACTATTGGTTAACAAAACAAGAACCTAGTGGTCCTAGAGGATACAACTTTGAACAATTAAAGAAAGAAAAAACTACGGTATGGGATGGAGTTCATAACAATCTTGCATTAAAACATATGAGAGAAATGAAATCGGGTGATCTGGTTTTATTTTATCATACGGGTGATGAGCGACAAGCAGTTGGAATCATGCAAATTACTTCAAAGCCTTATCCAAATCCAAAAGAGGATAATGAACGGTTTATTGTAGTTGATGTGAAATATAAAAAAACATTGAAACGTCCTGTTACGCTTGATGAAATGAAAAAAGATAAAAAATTTAAAGACTGGGAACTAATTCGAATATCTAGATTGTCTGTAATGCCTGTCCCCAAGCCTCTTTGGGATGCAATCTTAAATATTTCTGAAAAATAA
- a CDS encoding aconitate hydratase, whose amino-acid sequence MDIDSTPELVSNVYSKIKENIVKYRNVVERPLTLTEKILSGHLYEIPDKTLNGGKDYVFLKPDRVALQDVTGQMVMLQFMQAGLKQSALPTTVHCDHLIRAEVQGDVDMKVSLDENSEVFKFLQSASAKHGCGFWKPGAGIIHQVVLENYAFPGGLMIGTDSHTPNAGGLGMIAVGVGGLDAAETMAGLPWELLYPKKIGVKLTGELNGWTAPKDIILKVAEELTVSGGTNSIVEYFGPGTKSISCTGKATITNMGAEIGATCSIFPFDERMETYLKYTNREKIAELANQNKELLVADPEVESNPEIFFDKVIEINLSTLEPHIVGPHTPDLARTISELGEDVKSNDYVDSISVALIGSCTNSSYEDMSRVASIAKQAKEKGIKSKIPLLITPGSEQIRGTIERDGQMDSLKDIGATVLANACGPCIGQWNRPELQNEEKNTIVTTFNRNFPGRNDGHRSTLNFIGSPEMIIALALGGRLSFNPLKDELTSSDGTKFKLLPPKPAPEVPENGFMIPEGIYIPPPENPTEVEVIIDPNSKRLQLLEPFSKWDGNDFVDLPILVKAKGKCTTDHISPAGAWLSLRGHLDNLSDNMLLGAVNSFNDEVGKGKNILNNQLEGFSTIARQYKEKQMRWIIVGDNNYGEGSSREHAAMSPRYLGCAAVITKSLARIHETNLKKQGILALTFNNPDDYEKILEDDKISLLELNELEPNKQVKCVITHKDGSKDQVLLNHSYNKAQIEWFKAGSALNVLRNR is encoded by the coding sequence ATGGATATTGATTCCACCCCTGAATTAGTTTCAAATGTTTATTCAAAAATCAAAGAGAATATTGTAAAATATAGAAACGTAGTTGAAAGACCACTAACTCTTACTGAGAAAATTTTATCTGGTCATCTTTATGAAATTCCTGATAAAACTCTTAATGGTGGAAAAGATTATGTTTTTCTAAAACCTGATAGAGTTGCACTACAAGATGTAACCGGTCAAATGGTTATGCTTCAATTTATGCAAGCAGGATTAAAACAATCTGCCTTACCAACAACTGTACACTGTGATCATCTGATTAGAGCTGAAGTTCAAGGCGATGTTGATATGAAAGTTTCTCTTGATGAAAATAGTGAGGTTTTCAAATTCTTGCAATCTGCATCTGCAAAACATGGATGTGGTTTTTGGAAACCTGGTGCTGGAATTATTCATCAAGTGGTTCTTGAAAACTATGCATTTCCAGGAGGTTTGATGATAGGTACTGATTCTCATACTCCAAATGCTGGTGGTTTGGGAATGATTGCAGTTGGTGTAGGTGGATTAGATGCAGCTGAAACTATGGCTGGACTTCCTTGGGAGTTACTTTACCCAAAAAAAATTGGTGTTAAATTAACTGGAGAACTTAATGGTTGGACCGCACCTAAAGATATCATTCTAAAAGTTGCAGAAGAACTAACGGTTTCTGGAGGAACAAATTCTATTGTTGAATACTTTGGACCTGGTACAAAATCTATTAGTTGTACTGGTAAAGCAACTATTACAAATATGGGGGCAGAAATTGGTGCAACTTGTTCAATATTCCCATTTGATGAAAGAATGGAAACTTATCTAAAATATACTAATCGAGAAAAAATCGCTGAATTAGCAAATCAAAATAAAGAATTACTGGTTGCAGATCCTGAAGTTGAATCAAATCCAGAAATCTTTTTTGATAAAGTAATTGAAATAAATCTCTCTACATTAGAGCCTCATATTGTAGGGCCTCACACTCCTGATTTAGCTAGAACAATTTCTGAATTAGGCGAGGATGTAAAATCAAATGATTATGTTGATTCAATATCTGTTGCGTTAATTGGAAGTTGTACAAATTCATCTTACGAAGACATGTCTAGAGTTGCAAGTATTGCCAAACAAGCAAAAGAAAAAGGAATCAAATCTAAAATTCCTTTGTTAATCACTCCCGGTTCTGAACAAATTCGTGGAACCATCGAACGGGACGGTCAAATGGATTCTCTTAAAGACATTGGCGCAACTGTTCTGGCAAATGCGTGTGGACCTTGTATAGGACAATGGAATAGACCTGAATTACAAAATGAAGAGAAAAACACAATCGTTACTACATTTAACAGAAATTTCCCAGGAAGAAATGATGGTCATAGATCTACTTTGAATTTTATTGGTAGTCCTGAGATGATTATTGCTTTAGCATTAGGAGGTAGATTGTCCTTTAATCCATTAAAAGATGAACTTACTTCTTCAGATGGTACAAAATTTAAACTGCTACCACCAAAACCTGCACCTGAAGTTCCTGAAAATGGATTTATGATTCCTGAAGGAATTTACATTCCACCTCCAGAAAACCCAACAGAAGTTGAAGTAATAATTGATCCAAATAGTAAAAGGCTCCAACTTTTAGAACCATTTTCAAAATGGGATGGAAATGACTTTGTTGATTTACCAATTCTAGTTAAAGCTAAAGGAAAATGTACCACTGATCATATCTCTCCAGCTGGAGCCTGGTTGTCTCTTAGAGGTCACTTAGATAATTTGAGTGATAACATGCTTTTAGGTGCAGTTAATTCGTTTAATGACGAAGTAGGTAAAGGAAAGAATATACTCAATAATCAACTTGAAGGATTTTCAACTATTGCAAGACAGTATAAAGAAAAACAGATGAGATGGATTATTGTAGGCGATAATAATTATGGTGAAGGTAGTAGCAGAGAACATGCTGCAATGTCTCCTAGATATCTAGGATGTGCCGCAGTTATCACCAAAAGTCTTGCTAGGATTCATGAAACTAATTTGAAAAAACAAGGAATTTTAGCACTAACTTTTAACAATCCAGATGATTATGAAAAAATTTTAGAAGATGACAAAATCAGTCTTTTGGAATTAAATGAGTTGGAACCAAATAAGCAAGTAAAATGTGTTATTACACATAAGGATGGAAGTAAAGATCAAGTTTTACTTAATCACTCATACAATAAAGCTCAGATTGAATGGTTTAAAGCTGGCTCTGCACTTAATGTTTTAAGAAATAGATGA
- the pdxS gene encoding pyridoxal 5'-phosphate synthase lyase subunit PdxS, translating to MLPLSGERLDAKGIVSDSINSVDTLRGSSTVKRGFAHMLKNGVVMDVTTVEQAQIAEEAGAVSVMVLDKLPSEVRKAGGVARTASIRIIEEIMDSVTIPVMAKCRIGHVNEALVLQETDVDMIDESEVLTPADEFHHIWKWDFTTPVVNGSRSLAEALRRIEEGASMIRTKGEPGTGNVAEAVTHIKKLNDELRTIKAIYDSGDNQDLVRIAREFKVSYDIVHQTAKLGRLPVVNFAAGGIATPADAAYLMSLGCDGIFVGSGIFNADDAKERARAIVLATTFWNETDKVKEAQKMIDERQSMIGLDVKTLELRMQDRGGSS from the coding sequence ATGCTCCCTTTATCAGGTGAACGATTAGATGCTAAAGGAATCGTTTCTGATTCTATAAACTCTGTTGATACTTTACGCGGTTCATCTACTGTTAAACGAGGATTTGCTCATATGCTAAAAAATGGAGTTGTGATGGATGTTACAACTGTAGAACAGGCTCAAATTGCTGAAGAAGCTGGTGCAGTATCTGTGATGGTTTTAGATAAACTTCCCTCTGAAGTGCGAAAAGCTGGTGGAGTTGCCCGTACTGCAAGTATTAGAATTATTGAAGAGATTATGGATTCTGTTACTATACCTGTTATGGCCAAATGTAGAATTGGACATGTCAATGAAGCCTTAGTTCTTCAAGAGACTGATGTCGATATGATAGATGAATCTGAAGTTCTAACACCAGCTGATGAATTTCATCATATTTGGAAATGGGATTTTACAACACCTGTTGTTAATGGTTCTAGATCTCTTGCTGAAGCTTTACGAAGAATTGAAGAAGGTGCATCAATGATCCGAACAAAAGGTGAACCAGGAACTGGAAATGTTGCAGAAGCAGTAACTCACATTAAAAAACTAAATGATGAATTAAGAACAATTAAAGCAATTTATGATTCTGGTGATAATCAAGATTTAGTTAGAATTGCAAGAGAATTCAAAGTATCTTATGATATTGTTCATCAAACTGCAAAACTTGGAAGATTACCTGTTGTAAATTTTGCAGCTGGTGGAATTGCAACACCTGCTGATGCTGCATATCTGATGTCTCTTGGTTGTGATGGTATTTTTGTAGGTTCTGGAATTTTTAATGCAGATGATGCTAAAGAAAGAGCTAGAGCAATAGTTTTAGCTACAACTTTTTGGAATGAAACTGATAAAGTAAAAGAAGCACAAAAAATGATTGATGAAAGACAATCAATGATAGGCTTGGATGTAAAAACACTAGAATTACGTATGCAAGATCGTGGTGGTTCATCATGA